One window of Nymphaea colorata isolate Beijing-Zhang1983 chromosome 1, ASM883128v2, whole genome shotgun sequence genomic DNA carries:
- the LOC116245799 gene encoding BURP domain-containing protein 5-like yields the protein MLKLILLLLLVPLFAETSIGSALSPSSYWKSVLPNTFMSDALQSFLPKDSSRPSYGGKWVKFSKSNWDACFGYVLLCKPPKGLFFLEKDLKPVMAMDIRFLAANINSEEKMPTFLPCQAAEALPFSTSSFPTILRRFSLSPCKKSK from the exons ATGTTGAAGCTCATACTCCTTTTGCTCCTTGTACCACTG TTTGCTGAGACGAGTATTGGTTCGGCTCTCAGTCCCTCGAGCTACTGGAAGAGTGTATTGCCGAATACTTTCATGTCAGATGCCCTTCAGTCCTTTTTGCCGAAAG ACTCGTCGAGGCCGAGCTATGGAGGCAAGTGGGTCAAATTCTCAAAGTCAAACTGGGATGCATGCTTCGGGTACGTTTTACTCTGCAAGCCTCCCAAGGGCCTCTTCTTCTTAGAGAAGGACCTGAAGCCGGTCATGGCAATGGACATAAGATTTCTTGCGGCCAACATCAACTCAGAAGAGAAGATGCCGACCTTCCTCCCATGCCAGGCAGCAGAAGCACTGCCCTTCTCAACCTCCTCCTTCCCCACCATCCTCCGACGCTTCTCCCTGAGCCcatgtaagaaatcaaaatga